A section of the Schistosoma haematobium chromosome ZW, whole genome shotgun sequence genome encodes:
- the DNAJC12 gene encoding DnaJ sub C member 12 (EggNog:ENOG410V6NK~COG:O~BUSCO:EOG091G0UTL), whose translation MNTLLSKPNLAKDNFYELLGVSKDSTEDQILYEYRIKARELHPDKNSEPNSASLFQKIQKAKEVLTNSNLRSMYDTWLFSNISVSFEQYLGLQKNFEECMHWYSNADKTPRMLDSTSDSDGHFKNENNSDKLLNIVKLFRAYEI comes from the exons ATGAATACTCTACTTAGTAAGCCGAACCTCGCAAAGGACAATTTTTATGAGTTGCTGGGTGTTAGCAAAGATTCAACG GAAGATCAGATCCTTTATGAATATCGCATAAAAGCTAGAGAGCTCCATCCAGATAAAAATTCGGAACCAAACTCAG CTTCACTTTTTCAGAAAATTCAGAAAGCTAAAGAAGTTTTGACTAATTCAAACCTCCGTAGCATGTATGATACCTGGTTGTTCAGCAATATATCTGTTTCTTTTGAACAGTATCTTGGTTTACAGAAAAATTTTGAAGAG TGTATGCACTGGTATTCCAATGCTGATAAAACCCCTCGGATGTTGGATAGTACTTCAGATTCCG ACGGGCATTTTAAAAACGAAAATAACTCTGATAAGCTTCTTAATATTGTGAAGCTCTTTCGTGCGTATGAAATCTGA